One window from the genome of Pseudomonas sp. L5B5 encodes:
- a CDS encoding GNAT family N-acetyltransferase, translating into MLIRDAQAEDCEALWQFLGDNGWRHRIGTREYFSQLLANSQRTAVALHDNSIIGFARGISDGLSNGYLSMVVVAQQHQRRGTGRALVHWVMGDNPQITWVLRAGRPGAAEFFSTLGFEPSDIAMERKRHSA; encoded by the coding sequence ATGCTGATCCGCGACGCCCAAGCCGAAGACTGCGAAGCCCTGTGGCAATTTCTCGGCGACAACGGCTGGCGCCATCGCATTGGTACCCGCGAGTACTTCAGCCAGTTGCTGGCCAACTCCCAGCGCACGGCGGTGGCCTTGCACGACAACAGCATCATCGGTTTCGCCCGCGGCATCAGCGACGGTCTCTCCAACGGTTACCTGTCCATGGTGGTGGTGGCCCAACAGCACCAGCGGCGTGGCACAGGCCGCGCCCTGGTGCACTGGGTGATGGGTGACAACCCGCAGATCACCTGGGTCCTGCGCGCCGGTCGTCCCGGGGCAGCGGAATTTTTCAGCACACTGGGCTTCGAGCCCTCGGACATCGCCATGGAGCGCAAGCGCCATAGCGCCTGA